In Sphingobacteriales bacterium, a single genomic region encodes these proteins:
- the rdgB gene encoding RdgB/HAM1 family non-canonical purine NTP pyrophosphatase, whose protein sequence is MNIVFASSNANKLKEVSAIGGFPAGSRLLTLNDINFTQEIEEPFDTLEANSLHKARTVWRAYGLPCIAEDTGLEVEALNGAPGVFTARYAGAQKSAADNIAKLLKSLEGHHNRRARFRCVVSWIDAQGSEKQFEGILNGTILENPCGTGGFGYDPVFQPQGYEHSLAEMTLADKNKISHRFISFEIFFSYLRTIL, encoded by the coding sequence ATGAATATTGTATTTGCCAGCAGTAATGCCAATAAATTAAAGGAAGTATCGGCTATTGGCGGGTTTCCTGCCGGAAGTCGTTTGCTCACTTTGAACGACATCAATTTTACGCAAGAAATAGAAGAACCCTTTGATACGCTCGAAGCCAACAGCCTCCACAAAGCCCGCACGGTGTGGCGTGCCTACGGCTTGCCTTGCATCGCCGAGGACACGGGCTTGGAAGTAGAAGCCCTCAACGGCGCACCGGGTGTTTTTACGGCACGCTACGCCGGCGCACAAAAATCAGCCGCCGATAATATCGCTAAACTCCTCAAATCCTTGGAAGGACACCACAACCGCAGAGCACGTTTTCGTTGCGTGGTATCGTGGATAGATGCGCAGGGCAGCGAAAAACAATTTGAAGGTATCTTAAATGGTACGATTTTAGAAAATCCTTGCGGTACAGGCGGTTTTGGCTACGACCCTGTTTTTCAGCCGCAGGGTTATGAACACAGCCTTGCAGAAATGACATTAGCCGACAAAAACAAAATTAGTCATCGTTTTATTTCATTTGAAATTTTTTTTTCATATCTTCGTACAATATTATAA
- a CDS encoding AI-2E family transporter, whose protein sequence is MPLLLKISASFIVVQFIDNWLVQPYIFSNSVEAHPLEIFIVILVAGTLGGVGGMVLAIPVYTILRVVGMEFLSQNKIVQSLTQNIEHVEQEPASKIPSSKKQ, encoded by the coding sequence TTGCCATTATTACTCAAAATAAGTGCCTCTTTTATAGTTGTTCAGTTTATTGACAACTGGTTGGTGCAACCCTATATTTTCTCCAATAGTGTGGAGGCGCATCCTTTGGAAATTTTTATTGTGATTTTAGTAGCGGGTACGCTCGGTGGAGTGGGAGGTATGGTACTCGCCATTCCTGTTTATACCATTTTGCGCGTGGTGGGTATGGAGTTTTTAAGCCAAAATAAAATTGTACAATCTCTTACCCAAAATATAGAACATGTAGAGCAAGAGCCTGCTTCCAAAATACCCTCGTCCAAAAAACAATAA
- a CDS encoding RNA polymerase sigma factor, which yields MFGKLFAKKTEEQQLIEGCIQGDARSTTAFYKRFSAKMFGVCMRYAKDRFVAEDIFQEAFIKVFNGLPTFRGEGSLEGWVRRIFVNTAIEHYRRHSNLYPIMEVQYAVQEEWNDHIVEQMSAEELLSLIDKLSVGYRTIFNLYVVEGYSHKEIANMLNISEGTSKSQLARAKSLLRQMIEQQEPKQQREKYV from the coding sequence ATGTTCGGCAAATTATTTGCAAAGAAAACAGAGGAGCAACAATTGATAGAAGGTTGCATTCAGGGCGATGCACGCAGCACTACAGCTTTTTACAAACGCTTTTCGGCGAAAATGTTCGGAGTGTGTATGCGATATGCAAAAGATCGCTTCGTGGCAGAGGATATTTTTCAGGAGGCTTTTATCAAGGTGTTCAACGGCTTGCCTACTTTCAGAGGCGAAGGTTCGTTGGAAGGTTGGGTACGCCGCATCTTTGTAAATACTGCCATTGAGCATTATCGCCGCCACTCCAATTTGTATCCGATTATGGAAGTGCAGTATGCCGTACAAGAAGAATGGAACGACCATATTGTAGAGCAAATGAGTGCTGAAGAATTGCTGTCGTTGATTGATAAATTGTCTGTTGGATACCGAACTATCTTTAACTTATATGTAGTAGAAGGCTATTCGCACAAAGAAATTGCCAATATGCTCAATATCAGTGAAGGTACTTCTAAATCACAATTGGCAAGAGCCAAAAGTTTATTGCGGCAAATGATAGAACAACAAGAGCCTAAGCAACAGCGTGAAAAATATGTCTGA